The genomic window GATACACCCCAACAGCAGGGGAAGATTTGGCACCATGCTTGCTAATGGTCCAGAATGCCTTTGTGCCAACTGGCAGGATGCATGTGCGCAAACTGAGTGGGAGTGCTTCATTGGTGCCGTGTGCTTTTTATGTGCCGGTTGTGCCAAATCCCGTTTTGGAGGACTTAGACGAGGAGGCGTGGAGTTTTATATAAGTAAGCTCAGACACCCCCATAGGGGTTGCGGTTAGGGAATGTGGCATGGAGCCAAAATGCTCCTGTGCCCAAACTGCTTAGATTTGCTTGACTTTGAGGAGCCCAAAGGTGGGGGAGTGAAGCAAAACACTCTTGCTTGAGCTGGATGAGCAGGAAGATCATCAATGCCTGTGCTCAAGGGCCTGGTGGAGCTCAGCCTTCTTGATTCTTCAGAACCCTTGGGGACATTCTGCCACAGTAAAAGCAGTTGGCTGCATCATGATCCAGGCTGAGACAGTGGTAGCAAATCTTATGCCTATCTGAAGGGGGTTTAGGCTGGCTGCACTAGCAGCATAGGGAAGCCCCCCTGGGGTTGTTGCCCTTAACTGATATGTCGTCTTTTTTTTCTTGTCGTTTATAtagtactgaaaagtgctgttgtgagattgccaatgcagcaagacaatgaaaaattaagaaaactgaCAAATATCagacatttagaaaaaaattagagagagagagggtacacATCTGTGCAGCTGCGCAGACAAAAAGAAAGTAAGGATGCTCTTGAGGTAGTACTTGTGTGGGAATTCCCAagtatgctcagtagagctttacTGAGCTAGAAGAAGGGCCTGTTTAgtgctgttggatgacatcacccatgtaaCATGagtaattcagccctgcttatcaatgggaGAACTTCACATTCTGAAAAGTAAAGCTTTCCTTTTGAATTTCTCATTTTAATAGTGGGATACAAAGCTTTTAAGCATTTTGGAAACTATTAGAAATAGCACCATCATTGAATCACTTATTTTTAGTCCATAGAAAGTGCAATTGGTGGTAATGCTTACCAACACAACAAAGTGAACCATTGGACTACAACTGTGGTAGAAACAACTCTAAGTCAACTAACGAAACTGGGAAAGCCTTTCAAGTATATTGGTGAGTATTAGTTAGTCCCCTGGCTTACGAAATGTTGCATTGACTACTGTGCATTAGGTTCACATAAGTTCACACCACTTAAAGTTGTATCAAGTaataaaattgcaataaatgtACATTTTGATATTAAACATCTTGGTCGCTATTTCCAAAAGGTCCACCTCCTTATCTTGGTAGAACAGTCCAGACATGGGTTCATACCaccctaccagaagatggagaagtCATCACTGATATATAGAATAGTGCAATTCAGGCAATTGCCAGTCTTCTTTGTCTCTAGCAGATTGGTAACATGTTCTGTACTAATGCAGCAGGATCCCTAGCTTCCAGGGCTTCTGAGGGCCTCCATGGTAGAACAAGTTTTCGCTTGTTCCTCGGATGGTAGCCTTTAGGCCCCCAATTGGGCAGGAATCTTTGGTCACCTAAGAAAGCAGTTTGAAAGCCATTGTCCTGGTTAAGCAGGTTCAGGGCTGGGCTCTCAGGTCCTGGGTCATTCGGATGGAGCAAGCCCTGTTAGCTGGTTCACAGGATCCATACAAGGCTTGGTTGAGcttattctcagccacaggggtctcccttcagtcttcgtttttccgcgctgcttttggcatcgcggagcaggagccctgtgtgaaATTCTTCACACAATTTCTGACTAAATATCAAATCAAAACTTCATTTTTTCTTTCCCACATCGGGGTGTCTCTCTTTACCACCGGCCGGTGAGAAGAATAATTCCTTTCCGACTCTTCTGAGTTTTATAAATTTTTCGTCAGGTATCCATCGACGGCTGTTGCGGTTATCATggccacaggatttaaaaaatgtcccaaatgtAATCGGACCATGTCGATTTACggatccacacctcgagtgtgtactTTGTTTGGGCCAGTCCCATGATGTTTCATCCTgccccttgaagcagagagctatgctggatatgcgtgaagtatcagtctttctcccctgccgtagaagcagagagctatgctggatatgcgtgaagtatcagtttttcttctcccctgccgttgaagcagagagctctgctggatgtgtgaagtatcagtttttcttctcccctgccgttgaagcagagagccatgctggatatgcattgaaagtgaagtatcaggcttatttggtttggggtagtaaccgccgtaacaagccagctactccctgcttttttgtgaatgcaaatccttttttccacatttcctcttgccgttgaagcttagagcaatgttggagtcgcattaaccgtgtatatgtttattgaataagggtattatctccggtagtagccgtcattcctgcgagccacccactcttcattcacatcctctagactttagacttttttttttttttttcatggcatgctggacatgctcagtgtgccagtcaaaagtttctagaaactttgacagaatgttttccgtgatagggctcagttagtgacgtcacccatatgtgaggactacatcctgctgtcctgggatgacacctattacaaggtaagcaattttgcttttcccgTGCAGCCTCACAGTCATGTCTAGTTCTCTCTCGCGCCTTTCTGtaatcatttctattttttttacactTGTGTACCCAAAAAAGCACTTTTAAATGCTAACTCCAGAAAacatgaccatatcactccaactCTTATCgagctccactggctaccaatacaatacTGAATCCTATTTAAGGTTCTCTCCATCATACAGAAAAGCATTAACAATTAAAATACCCACTGGCTCAACCCTCCTCTGCTTCCTCGTACCTCTGCTAGACCAACTcgccctgccctccaaggaacactccggaCCCCCTCCATCAAATCCACTAAACTCACCTCcagaacagagccttttccctggccGGTCAGaccctatggaactcaatgcccccagACTTACGCACCAAAACTTctacacccaaattcaaaaaaagactaaaaacttggctgttcctacAGGCTGTTCCTTCATTCATTAACCCCCGTCCGGATGGCTCCCTGAGCTGTGTATAGTACTTTTCCTTGAAGAATCTTGTACAGTCCACTGCTACTTCCCCACCATGCAAATACTTCGATTTGCTGCTTTTTCTACCCCACTCTCCCCCTCCTGTCAACACCCCATTTTGAAACCTATTTTTACCACCCTAATGTTGTTCTTCGTACATCCCGTAACTTTCCATTGTCTATCCAGCTCTCTACTCAGTTTATTGATTATATGCCACTGTACCTTGGAAATTGTAATTTGCCGTTGTAAACTACCATCAAACCTGTAAATAGTTACTCCATTTCTGTATTAGTTGTAAGTTCTTGTATACatagttattgttccctgtaaaggcattGCCGGAAAGTTTTAAGTTActtgtacaccgatacgatgtgcaaactgttgtctgtatataaaaaattataaataaataaataaacatggctcTAAAGGCACCgggtttatttatgcatttacaaaaaaaaaaaaaatcaagaatccACTTGAATGTCAATAGTAAATGTGACGTGCAGTAATCAAAAAGAATGTGAATTACAGATTAAAAACACATTAACTTCTAGTCCTCAAGGAGGCACCAGGTTTTAAAttttgccaatgtggcaaaattatgtctgtCACAGACGGACGTAATTATTGCTAAATTTGCCTTGGTCTGCACCATGATCAGCCCTTCTGTCGTGACTGTGGCAGGATGTCCCCATGGGCCCAGAGAAAACGGGATGAAAAAAATGGCGAAACTGAGGAGCGACCCGTCAGGCTTCTATGCCCCGACCCACCGTTCCTCACAATCGTTGCTTGCTCAGAAGACCAAGAAGCCAGTGACAGGTAAAAGATCCATGTCGCTGGAACCTCAACACAAGCGTAGCTGGCTCAAAATTCCAACTAAGGAACAGAGCACAAAGGGTTCGGGAGATAAATCCCCAAAAGACCCTACTTCATAGCTGAAACTTAAAACAGTAATGCTGGAGTAGATATCTTTTATAAAAAGAGAGCATGGCGCAGACTGACACAAGACACATGGCTCGGAGACTTGATCAACTCACCAAAGTGTCCGGTGCTGGAAGACCATAGACGCATGAAGCATGACGCAGTATGTCATTCGACGCAACTGACGCAATCATCTTCAATGTATGCATTAAGGGATAAGCAGAAGGTTGACCATTCATCATCCGACCATCCTTCCTCAATGCCATCGACTCATAAGAGACATAAAGACAAGGAACAACCCAAAAGGGGTAGCTAATAACGGTGGCGTATAAATCCACAAGTAGTATTCACTCCTGAAGAGCTGGAAGGTGATTCTGACGTAGACGTCCTAAGAGTGTCAGGCCTGAGTGTAAGGcctgatatgatagaggtgtttaaaatcatgagaggtctagaacaggtagatgtgaatcggttatttactcttttagataatagaaagactagggggcactccatgaagttagcatatggcatatttttatgatatctcagaacgaatgtcggtatataaaaaaataataaataaataaatctcaggatGCTTTTCTAAGCTGGGATGTCTGTCTACTGGGCACGAATGGTCCTCATTGTTTGGGCTTGGCCATGGCAAATGTGGTTTCCATATTTAATGGTGTCAGTTTGGTCACAAATTTGACTGTGAGCTTCTCCGATTCTCATCAAACAGGAGCAAAAACCAACTTTGTCACCAAAATCTATCCTCCATggccctaacagcttggatgttgaattcATGATAGTATCTGTCTTCTCTGTTCTTTCCAAACAACTCCCATCAAGCAACCCACTTCTTGAGTTGAACCTACTCCAATCCCCCTCTTGCCTCGATAATCTGACAATCTGAATTATGTTTGGTGGACAgactactaatttttttttttttttgcacctgcgtTAAActttgtgctgaatttcagctcaCAGTCTTAACTTGGggtttattacattggccccttaatTGCTTGAATATTTAATTAACTTGTGAAAACAGTCCCCCTGTGTTCACTTGCTCAGATATATTTTCCAATGCTTATTTCACTTGTTTTTGATTTATTTCTATATGTATTTGTATAGACTCATGTGTCCATTGGATAATGGCTATATTATATCATTGATAGTGAAAGGGCTTAAAAATTATCTTTTGAATTGCTCTGTGTTATGTGGttaagatatatttttaaaggcaGTGTGGGTTTTGCTGGTAAGGATTCTTAAGCCTTGAATATAACAATCTGATTACCAATAAAGGTCTTAAGTATCTTTTAAGTCAGCTTAGGCAATTAGAAAAATGTCCAGTTTGTTACCCATGTGACAGTAaaaatgatgataaaaaaaaaagggaaaggccTAGCAGAGAGAGAAAACCACAAATATTTTCCATCATTTATGTACATGTACATGTTGTTGAAGTGGTTAGGTgacttattttttcttctttgcatTAACAGTTACTTGTGTCATTATGCAAAAGAATGGTGCTGGTCTACACACAGCAAGCTCCTGCTTCTGGGACAACACCACTGACGGTATATTATCTCACTTCATTCCTTCATAATATGGTGCATCATTGGAAGATAGAGAAAGTATTATGCAGGAGAAAATATCTAGTGTGTTGCCTTTAAACCAGATGCCtttaaacctcttccatttcaaaTGATGCAGGGTTTGCCTAACCTTTTTGCTAAGGGGCCACATTTAGTTATCAGATTCATGCAGTACTTTCTGTAAGTGAAGTCTCCCACAAAAACTCCCGCAGCATGGGTACTAGCCCAGTTAATGAAAAATTTTCTTTTGCCTCAGACCTAGCATTACTGTGGACCAGGCACACAATGTCTAATTGGGTACAaatgcatctccttctgttatgcccaggtaggCCTGACTCTGGAAGGGCATGTCAAGGCTCATACTGTTGGCCTTGGCAGCAGTGGCGGTGGTGCACCTGAGATTGGCTTCCATGCAGGAGAATGGTTACATTACATTATAGTTTGGACACTGACTCCCGAGTATTTGTTatcttctaaaacaaaaaaaaactttacaaatTGAGATGCTCCCAACATGCTGTTTGTCTGTATTCTGTTCCCTCCTTTTGTTCAGAGGCAACCTGTAAGTAAGGATTCCCACTTATGAAGACTGCTGTTCTGTTCTCGGAGAAAGAAAGTTGCTTAAGAGTAAGAAGTGCTCTATGAGGATAGAAGGATACTAATTCTGCTTCTCCTGAGTGTTGGTTTCTACCATAAAGCTTTTAGATAGGATTTACAATGGTGATAACGTGGGTTGTCCCACAGGTGCTTAGGAAGAGCATAGATAAAGCTCTGCAAGTTTTATGTGTTCTCAACCTGGGCATGTCTATGATGTCACTCGCTTGTGGGGACtggtatcctgctgtcctcagagatctcctgttacatgtaagcaactttctcacaggacaagcaggatggtagtcctcacatatgggtaacatcataggatggagcccaatcacggaaaacttatatcaaagtttccagaactttgactggcctctactgggcatgcccagcatggcactaaccctgcagccagcaggggtcccccttcagtcttctttttccgtGCTGCAGTAGCCTCACAGTTTAGGAGCtctggagattcctgacaggaattttcctcacggaattaactaacgttaaattgccccacaggggtccctcctctaacttctctctagccgcggtactccggtaagctTTTTGACagttttcgtcgattaccgtctagtttggcccttgcggcctgctggccgtcgtCCATcctgcggctcgatttttttctatggccatggcgtctgggttccgccggtgcccggactgtactcgcaccatctctatcacagaccctcatggtgtctgtgtaatgtatttaggccgggagcatgatgtcctgacttgcaccaaatgtgccctcatgacacccaaaggtcgcaaggcaaggatggagaagatgggactcctcttccgtgctcacaccccgacgccgtctattgcatcgacatcatcggaaccggcaccgtagatgtcgcaccagcatcgaccaccgtctggtgaccgcccgccatcgacttCTTCACGGCCATCAGTGCccgttactccccctcaggatcgaggggattgtAGGGAGAAACATTGGCATcataagactcggaccatcgagggagtgaaatcatcgaccgagccaccgtccgagccaccgaagaagccctgtccaggaaaggcaccgaccattcctgcgaccgggtcatcaAGGCCACCCTCACCTGATCGGGATTTGGGAGCCACAATTTCGcttgtaaaggtggtccctccagctatgcctctgcctccctcttctgttccggagccggggctgcttgctccaggtctccgagaagaactggaccggctggtccaggaggccatcgacaaggcaatgcaagatgtatatataataaattatatgAATTTCAAAGAATATTTATGAATTATTTAATAATTACAATTAATGAGCAGATTATGCTTTTTCATGTCCTTATGTGATGTCAGATATATATTAAGTTAAAGACTGTTACATCACCCTTGTTGTTGTTACCGTATTTAGTTAAAGGATCATcgtgagacccttaaacagctctcatcgataccttctgacttccccttAAGAcaacccttcaggaaggactctaagaagtcattcttccatccaaggaagtactatcctccaccaacaaggtcccgaactacgagcccttatcaaaagcctcagcctcgccaggcccgaaagcaaaagccgcaagcagttccccagccagggcctgcttccggttttttactttcacttggagagcagcagtctgattcctctgccaaacataccagtgggaggtcgattgtgccactttcacaacatgtggcaatcaatcacaaccgaccaatgggtgctagcaatcattgctcagggttaccacctgaaccttcttactcttccaccggactcaccacctctgtaggcgtggagagtatccgaccactctgtccttctggagcaggaggtttcccttcttctccagttaagagcaatagaacccgtcccactctcgcagcaaggcctaaggttctattcccggtactttttgatccccaaaaaatccagggggcttcgtccaattctggacctatgtgctctcaacaagtacctccagcgggaaaagttcaagatggtaaccttgggcttgcttctacctcttctacaaagaggagactggctctgttctctggaccttcaggacgcatacacacacattgcgatcactgtaactcatcgcaagtacctcaggtttttagtaggcccaaagcactatcaatatcgagtgcttcctTTCGGCCTagtgtctgcaccacgagtcttcaccaaatgtctcgtagttgtagcagctttcctcaggaaagaaggtgtgcacgtctacccctatctggacgactggttaatcagggctccaacccagcaagccgctcggtcgtccctcagTTTCACTCTACACACTTTAATTTCTCTAGGATATCTTGTCAATTACGGGAAATCCTATTTAAccccatctcaaaacttgtcgttcattggggcagacttggacactttacaggcaaaagcctttctacctcgacaaTGAGCGCTAACACTCGAggccctcgctcaccagttgcagtctcaacatacagcaacagctcaccaattcctcgtcctgctaggacacatggtgtcctccgtccatgttacaccaatggcccacctggccatgaaACTCaggcattggactctgaggtcacaatggattcaagctgttcagcctctgtcgaccattgtccacatcaccaactcactccgtctgtctctcgcctggtggaaagatcagaccaatctcctccagggactaccTTTTCAagtaccagatcctcaactcattctcaccaccgacgcttccaacctcgggtggggagcccacgtggacaatctacagacacaaggatcttggtctccacaggaagccaagcgtcaaataaacttcctagaacttcgagcaatgtgatatgctctcagggcttttcagaaatgcctatcaaatcacgtcatcctgattcagacggacaaccaggtggccatgtggtacatcaacaagcagggaggcacaggctccttcctcctgtgttaggaagctgtgcagatttggacggaagcgctctcccacttgatgtacctcagggccacctacttgccggaagtggacaatgtcttggcagacaaactgagtcgcatcttccagccacacgagtggtctctcaacccctctgtagcgacctcaatctttcgccaatggggatacccccagacagacctctttgcatcccttcagaaccacaaagtggacaattactgctccctcattcggagcgagcgctctcagcccagagatgcattctccctctcgtgggcaaccggtctgctctatgcattccctccacttcctcttctttcgaagactcttgtgaagctacgtcaagacaaaggaaccatgatcctgatagcacctcactggccacgccaagtgtggtttcccatactccaggatctctccatccgcaggcacattcccttgggaacggacccgcatctgatcactcaaaacgacggatgcctacgccatcccaatcttcaggccttgtccctgatggcatggatgttgaaaggttaatccttcaaccacttaacctttcagattcggtttctcgtgtcctgattgcttcccgaaagccttccacaagaaaatcttattcctataaatgggaaaggtacacatcatgctgcacttcgcagtcccttgatcccttttcctgtccaatcccaaggtttttggactatctctggcatttgtcagtcaggtctaaaaacctcttccatcagaatgcatgtcagtgcggtagccgccttccataaaggtgtcggggatgtccctatatcagtacaacccctcgtaacatgatttttaaagggcttgctccatatcaagccacctttatgtcctcc from Rhinatrema bivittatum chromosome 3, aRhiBiv1.1, whole genome shotgun sequence includes these protein-coding regions:
- the LOC115088408 gene encoding dynein light chain Tctex-type 1 yields the protein MDEFQTVEETTFVVDEVSNIIKESIESAIGGNAYQHNKVNHWTTTVVETTLSQLTKLGKPFKYIVTCVIMQKNGAGLHTASSCFWDNTTDGSCTVRWENKTMYCIVSAFGLAI